Proteins encoded by one window of Yersinia massiliensis:
- the alsB gene encoding D-allose transporter substrate-binding protein: protein MNKLLKLFSGAAIGMMLSTSAFAAAEYAVILKTLSNPFWVDMKKGIEEEAKVLGVSVDIFASPSEGDFQSQLQLFEDLSNKNYKGIAFAPLSSVNLVMPVARAWQKGIYLVNLDEKIDMDNLKKAKGNVEAFVTTDNNAVGAKGAAFIIDKLGTTGGEVAIIEGKAGNASGEARRAGATEAFKQASQIKLVASQPADWDRIKALDVATNVLQRNPNLKAIYCANDTMAMGAAQAVANAGKVGKILVVGTDGIPEARKMVDAGQMTATVAQNPANIGATGLKLLVEAVQRGKVIPLDKQPQFTLVDSVLVTK, encoded by the coding sequence ATGAATAAACTTCTAAAACTATTTAGTGGTGCAGCCATAGGTATGATGTTATCCACCAGTGCGTTCGCTGCCGCAGAGTATGCGGTTATTTTAAAAACGCTCTCTAATCCTTTCTGGGTGGATATGAAAAAAGGAATTGAAGAGGAGGCAAAAGTATTAGGTGTCAGTGTAGATATATTTGCGTCCCCTTCTGAAGGTGACTTTCAGTCTCAACTGCAATTATTCGAAGATCTGAGTAATAAGAATTACAAAGGTATAGCCTTTGCGCCACTGTCTTCAGTTAATCTAGTTATGCCTGTGGCTCGTGCCTGGCAAAAAGGAATTTATCTGGTCAATCTCGACGAAAAAATTGATATGGATAATCTGAAAAAAGCTAAAGGCAATGTCGAAGCCTTTGTCACGACTGACAATAATGCGGTAGGAGCTAAAGGAGCCGCTTTCATTATTGATAAATTAGGCACTACTGGTGGTGAAGTCGCTATTATCGAAGGTAAAGCGGGTAACGCTTCTGGTGAAGCACGCCGTGCGGGAGCCACGGAAGCATTTAAGCAAGCCAGCCAAATCAAATTAGTTGCCAGTCAGCCTGCTGATTGGGATCGTATTAAAGCGCTAGATGTCGCCACCAATGTTTTGCAGCGCAACCCCAATCTGAAAGCTATCTATTGCGCCAATGACACCATGGCGATGGGTGCAGCACAGGCAGTCGCCAATGCAGGTAAAGTCGGCAAGATTCTCGTTGTCGGCACCGATGGAATACCCGAAGCACGTAAGATGGTAGATGCCGGGCAAATGACCGCCACGGTTGCACAAAACCCAGCGAATATCGGTGCTACCGGGTTGAAACTGCTGGTGGAAGCGGTTCAACGGGGGAAAGTGATCCCATTAGATAAACAACCGCAGTTTACGCTAGTGGATTCTGTACTGGTCACCAAATAG
- the alsA gene encoding D-allose ABC transporter ATP-binding protein AlsA, protein MVTPYISMAGIGKSFGPVHALKSVDLTIFTHEIHALLGENGAGKSTLMKVLSGIHSPTSGSITINDINYDKLHHKQAAQLGIGIIYQELSVIDELTVLENLYIGRHLTKKFCGINIVDWRKMRIQAAIMLLRVGLKVSLDEKVANLSISHKQMLEIAKTLMLDAKVIIMDEPTSSLTNKEVDYLFLIMNQLRKEGTAIVYISHKLNEIRRICDRYTVMKDGSSVCSGMIQDVTNDDIVRLMVGRELQNRFIAFKENTGNVVRDTVFEVKNLTSRDKKKVRDISFAVNRGEIFGFAGLVGSGRTELMNCLFGVDKISHGEVWLNGKNITPRSPLDALKKGMGYITESRRENGFFSNFSIAENMAISHSLKEGGYKGAIGLVKPQLEQEIAEEQRSLLALKCHSVSQNITELSGGNQQKVLISKWLCCHPDVIIFDEPTRGIDVGAKAEIYKVMRTLADEGKVILMVSSELPEIITVCDRIAVFCEGRLTQILTNRDDISEEEIMAWALPQE, encoded by the coding sequence ATGGTCACGCCTTATATCTCTATGGCGGGGATCGGCAAATCCTTTGGGCCGGTTCATGCCTTAAAGTCCGTTGATTTAACTATTTTCACACATGAAATTCATGCGTTATTAGGTGAGAATGGCGCAGGTAAATCAACTTTAATGAAAGTATTGTCGGGTATTCATTCCCCAACGAGTGGCTCAATAACTATTAATGATATTAATTACGACAAACTGCACCATAAACAGGCAGCGCAATTAGGTATCGGGATTATTTATCAGGAACTTAGTGTCATTGATGAATTGACAGTATTAGAAAATCTTTATATTGGCCGTCACCTGACGAAAAAATTCTGCGGTATAAATATTGTAGACTGGAGAAAAATGCGTATCCAGGCGGCAATAATGTTATTACGCGTGGGTTTAAAAGTCAGCCTTGATGAAAAAGTGGCTAATTTATCCATCAGTCATAAACAGATGTTAGAAATTGCTAAAACATTAATGCTCGATGCTAAAGTTATTATTATGGATGAGCCAACCTCATCACTGACTAATAAAGAGGTGGATTATCTCTTCTTAATTATGAATCAGTTGCGCAAAGAGGGTACTGCTATTGTTTATATCTCTCATAAACTGAATGAGATCCGTCGTATATGCGATCGCTATACAGTAATGAAAGATGGTAGCAGTGTGTGTAGCGGCATGATTCAGGATGTCACTAACGACGACATTGTGCGTTTGATGGTCGGGCGCGAATTACAAAACCGCTTTATTGCCTTCAAAGAAAATACCGGCAACGTGGTACGTGACACGGTGTTTGAGGTGAAAAACCTGACCAGTCGCGATAAGAAAAAAGTCCGCGATATCTCATTTGCTGTCAACCGGGGTGAGATCTTCGGGTTTGCCGGTTTAGTGGGTTCTGGCCGCACCGAATTAATGAATTGCCTGTTTGGTGTCGACAAAATCAGCCATGGCGAAGTCTGGCTTAATGGCAAAAATATCACCCCCCGCTCCCCGTTGGATGCACTGAAAAAAGGCATGGGCTACATCACGGAAAGCCGGCGTGAAAACGGTTTTTTCAGCAATTTCTCTATCGCTGAGAACATGGCTATCAGCCATAGCTTAAAAGAAGGGGGTTACAAAGGTGCAATCGGGTTGGTTAAGCCACAGCTTGAGCAGGAAATTGCCGAAGAACAACGAAGCCTACTGGCACTAAAGTGCCATTCGGTGTCGCAAAATATCACAGAACTGTCTGGCGGGAATCAGCAAAAAGTATTGATTTCTAAATGGTTATGTTGTCATCCCGACGTGATTATTTTTGATGAACCCACCCGAGGTATTGATGTGGGTGCTAAAGCCGAGATCTATAAAGTGATGCGCACCCTTGCAGATGAGGGAAAAGTCATTCTGATGGTCTCCTCTGAGCTTCCCGAAATTATTACCGTCTGCGACCGTATTGCGGTGTTTTGTGAAGGACGATTAACGCAAATCCTGACCAACCGTGATGACATCAGCGAAGAGGAGATTATGGCATGGGCATTACCACAAGAGTGA
- the alsC gene encoding D-allose ABC transporter permease, whose translation MGITTRVKSDTAGKKPFNFAAFWDKYSTFFILAIIVAIFGSISSEYFLTTNNITQIFVQSSVTVLIGMGEFFAILVAGIDLSVGAILALSGMVTAKLMLAGVDPIFAALIGGVLVGGALGAINGCLVNWTGLHPFIITLGTNAIFRGITLVISDANSVYGFSFEFVNFFAASVLGIPVPVLFALFIAIVLWFLTTRTRLGRNIYALGGNKNSAFYSGIDVKFHMLVVFIISGICAGLAGVVSTARLGAAEPLAGMGFETYAIASAIIGGTSFFGGKGRIFSVVIGGLIIGTINNGLNILQVQTYYQLVVMGGLIIAAVALDRLISK comes from the coding sequence ATGGGCATTACCACAAGAGTGAAATCGGATACGGCTGGGAAAAAGCCGTTTAACTTCGCCGCTTTTTGGGATAAATACAGCACTTTTTTCATTCTGGCTATCATTGTGGCTATCTTTGGTTCTATTTCGTCGGAGTATTTCCTTACTACCAATAACATCACGCAAATATTCGTCCAAAGCTCGGTCACTGTATTAATTGGGATGGGTGAGTTCTTTGCCATTTTAGTGGCAGGGATCGACTTGTCTGTTGGTGCGATTCTAGCGCTGTCTGGCATGGTTACCGCAAAATTGATGCTAGCAGGGGTCGATCCAATATTCGCAGCACTGATTGGTGGTGTGCTGGTAGGTGGCGCGCTGGGGGCCATCAATGGCTGCCTAGTCAACTGGACCGGCCTGCACCCTTTCATCATCACTCTTGGCACTAATGCCATTTTTCGCGGTATCACCTTGGTGATTTCTGATGCCAACTCGGTGTATGGCTTCTCGTTTGAGTTTGTAAACTTCTTTGCTGCCAGTGTGTTAGGCATTCCAGTACCGGTATTATTCGCCCTGTTTATCGCCATAGTGCTCTGGTTCCTAACCACCCGTACACGCCTTGGGCGCAATATCTACGCCTTGGGCGGCAATAAAAACTCAGCTTTTTATTCCGGCATTGATGTGAAATTTCACATGTTAGTGGTGTTTATCATCTCAGGTATTTGTGCCGGTCTTGCTGGCGTGGTTTCGACAGCTCGCCTTGGCGCGGCTGAACCGTTAGCTGGGATGGGGTTTGAAACCTATGCCATCGCTAGTGCCATTATTGGCGGTACCAGCTTTTTCGGGGGCAAGGGGCGCATCTTTTCTGTGGTTATTGGTGGCCTGATTATAGGCACCATCAATAACGGCCTAAATATTCTCCAAGTACAAACCTATTACCAACTGGTGGTGATGGGCGGCCTGATTATTGCCGCTGTCGCCCTCGACCGACTTATCAGTAAGTAA
- the alsE gene encoding D-allulose 6-phosphate 3-epimerase, translating to MKISPSLMCMDLLKFKEQIEFIDQNADYFHIDIMDGHFVPNLTLSPFFVSQVKRIANKPLDCHLMVTRPQDYIAPLAKAGADFITLHPETLNGQAFRLIEEIRSLGMKVGLILNPETPVDSMKYYIHKADKITVMTVDPGFAGQPFIPEMLDKIAELKAWREKNQLNYEIEIDGSCNQATYQRLIEAGADVLIVGSSGLFNHAADIDKAWALMSQQIIHAKSEVLQHA from the coding sequence ATGAAGATATCTCCCTCCCTGATGTGTATGGATTTGCTGAAATTTAAAGAACAAATTGAATTTATTGACCAAAATGCGGACTATTTTCACATCGACATTATGGACGGCCATTTTGTACCTAACCTGACACTGTCACCCTTTTTCGTCAGCCAAGTGAAGCGTATTGCCAACAAACCACTGGATTGTCACTTAATGGTGACGCGCCCACAGGATTACATTGCTCCTTTGGCAAAAGCGGGCGCAGACTTTATCACGCTGCACCCAGAAACCCTCAACGGACAAGCATTTCGCTTGATCGAGGAAATCCGCAGTTTGGGGATGAAAGTCGGCCTGATCCTCAATCCAGAAACACCGGTCGATAGCATGAAATATTACATTCATAAAGCAGATAAAATAACCGTCATGACGGTGGACCCTGGCTTTGCTGGACAGCCATTTATCCCTGAAATGTTAGATAAAATTGCTGAACTGAAAGCCTGGCGTGAAAAAAACCAGCTTAATTATGAAATTGAAATTGATGGTTCATGTAATCAGGCAACATACCAACGTCTGATTGAGGCTGGGGCCGATGTGCTAATTGTTGGCTCTTCCGGGCTGTTCAATCATGCCGCTGATATCGATAAAGCCTGGGCGCTGATGTCGCAACAAATCATTCATGCCAAGAGTGAGGTGTTACAGCATGCCTAA
- the alsK gene encoding allose kinase → MPKYDVVIGVDMGATHIRFCLLKRDGVMLHCEKLRTADVIASGLVAGLSARLHQYLERYNARCQGLVMGFPALVENDKKSIISTPNLPLASTDLAGLADKLSAVLHCPVQFERDVNMQLSYDVHEHQLEQQLVLGAYLGTGMGFAIWMNGAPWTGAHGVAGELGHIPMGDDEKQCGCGNYGCLETTCSGLALRRWYDSTPREFALSELFLYATEQPFIVQFMQRTAKAIATSINLFDPHAIVLGGGVMDMPGFPLEALIQQIRTYLRRPLSHDVVRFVQASSSAFNGASGAATIASKQWFI, encoded by the coding sequence ATGCCTAAATATGACGTGGTGATCGGGGTCGATATGGGGGCGACCCATATCCGCTTTTGCTTACTCAAGCGCGATGGCGTGATGCTCCATTGTGAGAAGTTACGTACTGCTGATGTTATTGCCTCGGGGCTAGTCGCTGGATTAAGCGCCCGACTGCATCAATATCTTGAACGTTATAATGCACGCTGCCAAGGGTTGGTCATGGGGTTTCCAGCACTGGTAGAGAACGATAAAAAGAGCATCATTTCCACACCCAATTTACCGTTAGCCTCGACTGACTTGGCAGGGTTGGCCGATAAGCTGAGTGCAGTGCTGCACTGCCCAGTTCAATTCGAGCGTGATGTTAATATGCAACTCTCCTATGACGTACATGAACATCAACTTGAGCAGCAATTGGTTCTCGGTGCTTATCTTGGTACCGGCATGGGGTTTGCTATCTGGATGAATGGCGCCCCCTGGACTGGAGCACACGGCGTGGCAGGTGAATTGGGGCATATCCCCATGGGAGATGATGAAAAGCAGTGTGGATGCGGCAATTACGGCTGTCTTGAAACCACCTGCTCCGGTTTGGCGTTACGCCGATGGTATGACAGCACACCGCGCGAGTTTGCACTAAGTGAACTGTTTCTCTATGCCACCGAGCAGCCGTTTATTGTGCAGTTTATGCAACGAACAGCGAAAGCCATTGCCACCAGCATTAACCTGTTTGATCCCCATGCGATAGTGCTCGGCGGCGGGGTGATGGATATGCCGGGTTTCCCACTAGAAGCATTGATCCAGCAAATACGAACTTATTTGCGCCGCCCGCTTTCCCATGACGTAGTGCGCTTCGTACAAGCTTCATCGTCAGCATTTAACGGTGCCAGCGGCGCTGCGACAATCGCCAGTAAACAGTGGTTTATTTGA
- a CDS encoding DeoR/GlpR family DNA-binding transcription regulator yields MYAEERQEKLLTILKEKRKLSVGEMSERFNVSGATIRTDLRILEEAGMLTRTHGGAILRTRASFEMSSDQREEVNLLSKEQIGLLAASLVEDGDIIVLDTGTTTLQIARHIRQRRNITVITNDFMIAKSLEDVDSIQIVLLGGIVKKGYHCTVAINGRSLLDTLNIDKAFMGVNALSLKYGACVADIMLAETKRSMVEHANQVIVVCDHTKLGNTSLAQFATPAQIDTIVLDTLPEDAADYHEAGIALLSVQCEE; encoded by the coding sequence ATGTATGCAGAGGAACGACAGGAAAAACTTCTCACCATTCTGAAAGAGAAGCGCAAACTGTCAGTTGGGGAAATGAGCGAGCGGTTTAACGTTTCTGGTGCTACCATCCGCACCGATTTGCGCATCCTAGAAGAAGCCGGAATGCTTACCCGCACTCATGGTGGTGCGATCCTGCGTACTCGCGCCAGCTTTGAAATGAGTTCTGATCAGCGTGAAGAGGTCAATCTCTTGTCCAAAGAGCAGATTGGCCTACTCGCGGCAAGTCTGGTGGAAGACGGTGATATCATCGTGCTGGATACCGGCACCACCACCTTGCAGATTGCCCGTCATATACGCCAGCGCCGTAATATTACGGTGATCACCAACGATTTTATGATTGCCAAAAGCCTGGAAGATGTGGATTCGATCCAGATCGTGCTGCTCGGCGGTATAGTCAAAAAAGGCTACCACTGCACAGTGGCGATCAACGGCCGTTCGCTGCTGGATACGTTGAATATCGATAAAGCCTTTATGGGGGTGAACGCTCTGTCGCTCAAGTATGGGGCATGCGTGGCCGACATTATGCTAGCAGAAACCAAACGCAGTATGGTGGAACACGCTAATCAGGTGATTGTGGTCTGCGATCATACAAAGCTGGGCAACACTTCACTGGCGCAGTTCGCCACGCCGGCACAGATCGATACAATTGTACTCGATACCTTGCCGGAAGATGCTGCAGATTACCACGAAGCAGGGATCGCATTGTTAAGCGTCCAATGCGAGGAGTAA
- a CDS encoding VOC family protein, producing MANLISGLAHVGLRSANIERATTFYHSLGFTTRETLVLDDPQGNIGIRFLTLGTLTLELYQLPWSGQQRDAASFGIDHIALQVSDLAAAQQWMMELGYPLTEGPSLQPSGHDGVRYFMIAGPDGEQVEFNQPL from the coding sequence ATGGCAAATCTAATCAGTGGTCTGGCTCATGTGGGTCTGCGCAGTGCCAATATAGAACGGGCAACCACTTTCTATCATTCATTAGGATTTACTACCCGCGAGACTCTGGTGCTCGATGATCCGCAGGGCAACATTGGTATTCGTTTCTTAACGCTGGGCACCCTAACGTTAGAGTTGTATCAGTTGCCTTGGTCTGGACAACAGCGTGATGCCGCCAGCTTTGGTATTGATCACATTGCATTGCAGGTTAGCGATCTTGCTGCCGCTCAGCAATGGATGATGGAACTAGGTTACCCGTTGACGGAAGGCCCTTCACTGCAACCCAGCGGCCATGACGGCGTGCGCTACTTTATGATTGCAGGGCCGGACGGTGAACAGGTGGAGTTTAATCAGCCACTGTAG
- the fucP gene encoding L-fucose:H+ symporter permease: MSESLISKTPAAEQVAAENIDSSAYLPATPWLQLMLVCCLFALWGMAGNLNDILIAQFKKGFDLTDTQTALVQSIFFLGYFLVALPAAAIIKRYSYKVAIVIGLCLYALGCFLFIPAAQIMTYGAFLACLGVIAAGLSFLETSANTYSSLLGPLKTSTQRINFSQIFNSFGVIFGVLIGQQLVFGKNDPTHDQLLQMPAELAEAARAQMVSQVVTPYLIIGSVLIVLALIFVIVKFPACKTQHSQGGGAKPLSQSLRILLALPRFRLGVLSQFLYVGAQVGLWSFTIRFVQMIEQGTTEHSATYWLIATLVCYSVGKVVTTALMKKFNPALLLGVFCSICVLLLLFAVNIHSMFAVVAIMGANFCMALCWPTNFGLTIKGLGEETQVAGSIVVMSIIGGAIVPLIMGMISDANGGNMQIAFAVPMLCFAYVAFYGFYCVKKGV, translated from the coding sequence ATGAGCGAATCTCTGATCAGTAAAACACCCGCGGCGGAACAAGTTGCGGCAGAAAACATCGATAGCAGCGCCTATTTACCTGCCACACCCTGGCTGCAACTGATGCTGGTCTGTTGCCTGTTTGCCCTGTGGGGCATGGCAGGCAACCTTAACGATATTCTGATCGCCCAATTCAAAAAGGGGTTTGATCTCACCGATACCCAGACCGCGCTGGTACAGTCAATCTTCTTCCTTGGCTATTTTCTGGTAGCACTACCTGCGGCGGCGATAATCAAGCGTTACTCTTACAAGGTCGCCATTGTTATCGGCCTGTGTCTGTATGCGCTAGGTTGTTTTCTGTTTATCCCTGCTGCGCAAATCATGACTTATGGAGCATTCCTCGCCTGTTTGGGGGTGATTGCTGCCGGGTTGTCATTCCTGGAAACCTCCGCTAATACCTATTCCAGCCTGTTGGGTCCGTTAAAAACCTCGACTCAACGTATTAACTTCTCGCAAATTTTTAATTCGTTTGGGGTGATTTTCGGCGTGTTGATTGGCCAGCAGTTAGTGTTCGGTAAAAATGATCCGACTCACGATCAACTGCTGCAAATGCCTGCTGAACTGGCAGAAGCTGCCCGAGCTCAGATGGTTTCACAGGTAGTGACGCCGTATCTGATCATTGGTTCGGTGCTGATAGTACTGGCGTTGATTTTTGTGATAGTCAAATTCCCCGCATGCAAAACACAACATTCACAAGGTGGTGGAGCCAAGCCACTGTCACAGTCATTGCGTATCTTACTGGCGTTGCCACGTTTTCGTCTCGGGGTACTTTCGCAGTTCCTGTATGTTGGCGCGCAAGTTGGTCTATGGAGTTTCACCATTCGTTTTGTGCAGATGATTGAACAAGGCACAACAGAACATTCAGCCACCTATTGGCTGATTGCTACACTGGTTTGTTACTCTGTCGGGAAAGTCGTCACTACCGCGTTGATGAAAAAATTTAATCCGGCGCTGTTGCTCGGCGTATTCTGCTCCATCTGTGTGCTGTTGCTGCTGTTTGCCGTCAATATCCACAGTATGTTCGCAGTGGTAGCGATTATGGGGGCCAACTTCTGCATGGCGCTGTGCTGGCCGACCAACTTCGGGTTGACCATTAAAGGTCTGGGAGAGGAGACACAAGTCGCGGGTTCGATCGTGGTGATGTCTATTATCGGTGGAGCTATCGTGCCATTAATTATGGGCATGATTTCCGATGCCAACGGCGGCAACATGCAAATCGCCTTTGCCGTACCGATGCTCTGCTTTGCGTACGTGGCTTTCTACGGCTTCTACTGCGTGAAGAAGGGGGTCTAA